A single window of Athene noctua chromosome 1, bAthNoc1.hap1.1, whole genome shotgun sequence DNA harbors:
- the LPAR6 gene encoding lysophosphatidic acid receptor 6, with amino-acid sequence MVSSNCSTEDSFKYTLYGCIFSMVFVLGLIANCVAIYIFTCTLKVQNETTTYMLNLAISDLLFVFTLPFRIYYFVARNWPFGDILCKISVTLFYTNMYGSILFLTCISVDRFLAIVHPFRSKTLRTKRNAKIVCAAVWITVLAGSTPASFFQSTNRRNNTEQRTCFENFSEDTWKTYLSRIVIFIEIVGFFIPLILNVTCSTMVLRTLNKPLTLSRNKLSKKKVLKMIFVHLVIFCFCFVPYNVTLILYSLMRTQTWINCSVVTAVRTMYPVTLCIAVSNCCFDPIVYYFTSDTIQNSIKKNRSPKPQDIRFSERPVSENFIQHSLQTIKMKIFDSDSTI; translated from the coding sequence atGGTAAGCTCTAATTGTTCCACTGAGGACTCCTTTAAATATACTTTATATGGGTGTATCTTTAGTATGGTGTTTGTTCTTGGCCTCATAGCAAACTGTGTTGCTATCTACATTTTTACTTGTACACTAAAAGTACAAAACGAGACTACAACTTACATGCTTAATTTAGCAATATCAGATCTGCTTTTTGTGTTTACATTACCCTTCAGGATTTATTACTTTGTAGCAAGAAACTGGCCATTTGGAGACATTCTTTGCAAGATTTCTGTCACCCTCTTTTATACAAATATGTACGGGAGCATTTTATTTCTGACTTGCATAAGCGTAGATCGATTTTTAGCTATAGTACACCCCTTCCGATCTAAGACTCTCCGAACCAAAAGGAATGCAAAAATTGTCTGCGCTGCAGTGTGGATAACTGTGTTAGCGGGCAGCACACCAGCAAGCTTTTTTCAGTCTACAAACCGCCGTAATAATACTGAGCAAAGAACATGTTTTGAAAACTTTTCAGAGGACACATGGAAGACCTACCTATCCCGGATTGTTATCTTCATTGaaatagttgggttttttattccaCTCATCTTGAACGTGACCTGCTCTACTATGGTCTTACGGACTTTGAATAAACCGCTTACGTTAAGTCGGAATAAATTAAGCAAGAAAAAGGTACTCAAAATGATTTTTGTCCATTTGGTGATATTCTGCTTCTGCTTTGTGCCTTATAATGTTACCTTAATACTTTACTCCCTTATGAGAACACAGACCTGGATTAACTGTTCAGTGGTAACTGCAGTCAGGACTATGTACCCCGTCACTCTGTGCATTGCCGTTTCAAACTGCTGTTTTGACCCTATAGTCTATTACTTTACATCAGATACAATTCAAAATTCGATAAAAAAGAATAGGTCCCCTAAACCACAGGACATCAGATTCTCTGAAAGGCCAGTTTCAGAAAACTTCATTCAACACAGCCTTCAgactataaaaatgaaaatatttgacagTGACTCTACAATATAA